The genomic stretch TTAAAACTTAAGAGACCTATATATAAAAAGACTGCATACTATGGTCATTTCGGCAGGGAGGAAGACGGCTTTAGCTGGGAGATTTTGGGTAGAGTGGACGAATTAAGGAAAGCTTTGAAACTTTGAAAGGGGATACTGAATGGAAACAGACTCTTTGATAAAAGATATATCACTTGCAGCTGGAGGAAAGAAGAGGATTGAGTGGGCGTTGAACAGAATGCCTGTATTGGAAAAGATAAGAGAGAGGTTCTCTAAAGAGAAACCTTTAAAAGGGTTAAATATAGGCGGTTGTCTCCATCTAACGACAGAGACGGCTGTATTGGCAATAACGTTAAAAGAGGCAGGGGCTCGTGTTCTTCTCTGTGCATCTAATCCGCTCTCTACTCAAGATGATACCGCAGCTTCATTAGTGGCAGATTACGGGATAGAGGTCTTTGCTGTTAATGGAGAAGATAATGAGACTTATTATAGCCATATCGAGGCTGTTTTGGCTAATCATCCTATAATAACTATGGATGATGGAGCCGATCTTGTATCTACGATACATAAAAAAGCCGAAGGAGATAAGAGTATAGAGCTACCTTGGGGCAGCACCGAAGAGACTACAACCGGGGTTATAAGGCTGAAAGCCTTGGCAGCGGAAGGAAAACTTCTCTATCCGGTGATTGCTGTAAATGATGCCTGGACAAAACATCTCTTTGACAATAGATATGGAACCGGGCAGTCAACGCTGGATGGTATTATAAGAGCGACGAATAAGCTTATTGCAGGTAATAATGTAGTTATAGCCGGTTATGGCTGGTGCGGTAAGGGAGCTGCCAAGAGAGCAAAGGGGTTGGGCGGAAATATTATTGTTACAGAGGTTGACTGCTTAAAGGCTCTTGAAGCCGTTATGGATGGGTTTAGAGTTATGCCTATGAATGAGGCAGCCAAGATAGGGGATATCTTTATAACTTTAACCGGAGATATAAATGTTATCAATAGGGACCATTTTCTGCTTATGAAAGATAAGGCTATAGTCTGTAATTCCGGTCACTTTGATGTCGAGATAGATATCAAAAGTCTTAAGGTGTTAGCCTCTTCAAAGAGAGAGGCCAAACCTCTGGTAGATGAATATATTGTCGAAGGAAAGAGAATCTATCTTCTCGGTGAAGGGAGGCTTGTAAATCTAGCCTGTGCTGAGGGTCACCCGGCTGAAGTAATGGATCTAAGCTTTGCCAATCAGGCATTGAGTTGTGAATATTTAAAAGAGAACCATGCTTCTCTTGAAAAGAGGGTCTATAAGGTACCTGATGATGTAGATGCTTATATTGCCCGGATGAAGCTCGGCTCTATGGGTATTGATATTGATCGGTTGACCGAGGAGCAGAGGAGATATATATCCTCATGGAAAGAGGGGACTTAAGAATATAATGATAGGGAGTGCCATTAAAAAGATAGCGGTTTTAACTTCCGGCGGAGATGCTCCGGGTATGAACTGTGCTATCAGAAGTGTAGTACGGTTTGCCAGCTTTAAGAGTATTAGTGTTATTGGTGTCGGCTATGGTTATAAAGGTTTGATAGAGAGAGATTTTAGAATACTGGGGCCTCGGGATGTAAGCAATATAATATCCCGCGGAGGGACCATTCTAAAGACAGCCCGTTCAGAAGAGTTTCTGGATAGAGCCAATAGAGAGAGAGCCTATAATAATCTAATTCAGGAGAATATCAATGCGCTTATCTCAATAGGAGGGAATGGTTCTTTTAAGGGTTTGCTCTGTTTAAATGAGGAGTTCAATTTTCCGGTTGTAGGTATTCCAGGGACAATAGACAATGATATCAAAGCTACTCAGAGAACACTTGGTTTTGATACGGCTTTAAATACCGCTATGGATGCGATAGATAAGATCAAAGATACTGCAACAAGCATGGATAGAATATTCCTTATTGAGGTTATGGGGAGGGACTCTGGTTCTATTGCGGTTTATTCTGCTCTGGCCGGAGGTGCTGAAGATATAATAATACCTGGAGCGGATATAGAAGACGATGATTTAGTAGAGAAGATAAAAAGGGGAAGAGAGAAAGGTAAGAGAAGCTGGATAGTTATTGTTGCTGAAGGTGCAGGGAGCGTGGATGACTTCGCCAGGAAGTTCTCTCACGCAATATCTGATATCAGGATAACCGTCATAGGCCATACTCAGAGAGGCGGAGCACCGTCAGCTTTTGACAGGCTCTTAGGAGCTCTTATGGGTAGAGAGGCTGTAGCTGCGCTCTTAAGAGGAGAGAGCTCTTCAGCTATTGGATGGGTGAATGATGAAGCGATAAGTTATTCACTTAAAGAAGCGGTATCTAAGAAGTCAGAAAATTTCGGATATCTTCACGAGTTGATTCATATATTGACCTAACCTATCTTAAGAGCGAATCGTCTTTATCAATAGATAACCTCCTATAGTCAGAAAGAATATGTTTGCAGAGAAACCTGCTATAGGAGGAGGTAGGAGTCCGATCTTACCAAGCGAATATGCGAATGCATCTAAACTGTAGTAGATGAAACCAACAAACAGTGCTATCCCCAGCCCCTTTAACAGGCTGGCCTGCTTGGAATTAAGACCTACAAATAATCCAAAGAGAAGCAGGATAATATTGGTAAAAGGAAATGATAACTTATGGTAAAGCTCAACGCTAAGCCTTTTTATTATCTCTCGTGATACTCCTTTAAATATAAAGATTTTTTTGAGCAGGCTTTTAAAGGATTGATATGTTATCCCCAGGTCTGTCATCAGGAGTTCTTCGGGTTTCTCTTTCAAGTCGTAATCTTTCCTTGTTAGTGTTATGGCCTCCTCTACTCCCGTGCCTTTGGGGTTGAGCTTGAATATGGTCGTATTATAAAGACTCCAGTTCCCGTCTCTGTAATGTGCGCTCTCTGCGGTTATCTTGTATAGCACTCTCTTGTCCAGATCCTGCTCCAGTATCACAACGCCGTTTAAAAGTTTATCGTCGGAATAGAACTCTTTGGCAAATATTATTCTGTTTCCCTCCGCGTAGAAAGTGATATTTTTATGTAGTACTTGCTTTTTCTTTCCCTCTAAGATATAGCCTATCTCTTTTAATTTTTTATATGAGTGAGGAATTATTTTTTCTTGGTTTAAAAACATCAGTACGACCAGTATTACTGCAGTTGTGAAATAGGGTTTTAGGATAGTAAAGAAACTGATACCTGCAGCTCTCATCGCTGTTATCTCATTTGCTCTGTTCATCTTTGTCAGTGAGTATATAGCTGCTACTAAAAGACAGATAGGTGTTATCTCTAATATTATTCTGGGCAAGGAGTAGAGATAGTAAAAAACTACCATATCAATCTGAATCTGATTTTTCATTATATGCTCTAAATTTGTTGAAAGATCTACTACTATATATATCAAGGATATCAGTACGAAGCAGAATACAAAGGGTGCTAAGATCTTTTGAAGGATATATTGCTCTATCTTTCTCAACCTCTTACCTCATCAAGATTGATATATAATATCAAGCCGGTTATAAATATTAGCGCTGTTGGTATCCAGTGCCCTATCTCAGCGGGTATGGTTCTATTTAAGATTAGGGTTTCTGATGCTACAAAGAGCACGTAGTAAAATATTATTATCATTAATCCTACGCCAAACCCTACCGATTTCTCTCTTCTATGGGTCCTTATTCCAAGCGGCAGCCCTATCAGCATAAAGGCCAGGCAGGTAAAAGGCTGAGCATATCTCTTATATAGTTCTGAGCTTAGAGGCAGTATATCTACCCCTCTCTCTGCCAGTTTCCTGATATTATTCTTCAATTCTTTAATTGTATACTCTTCAGGTTTCTTATCGATAGTGCCCTCTCTGTTTGCTTTTCCTAAATCTAGATGGATTATATACTCTTTAAAGTTCAATTTATAGAATTCCTCCGGTCTTTTGGGGTCAACTTCATCGCTGCTGCCGTTATACAAACTTAGGGTCAGGCCGTTATTGCTGATATCGGTTATCTTTGCTCTCCGAGCTATTATAGTCCTTAAAGGCCTATCTTCTTCGTTTATGTATATTCTTATATTCTTAAGCTCATTCTTCTTCAGGCCATAGAAAAATATAATATGATTCTTGAAGCTTTTGATAAAGGTACCCGGTTCAAGGTATGCGGTAGGGTTTTTTCTGCCGATATTGAATACAATCTCTCGGGATTTATAATGAGTGAAGGGTAAGAGTCTATCCATGAATATGAAAGATACGAGAGAGAAGACCACTCCTAGAATAATAAACGGCACCGATATCTTTTTAGCCGATATTCCGCTTGCTTTCAATGTTACTATCTCGTTATCTGCGGCTGCCTTTCCAAATATTAGCAGTGTTGCTATAAGAGTTGATATTGGAAGGGTGTAGATTAGGCTAAAAGGGACTATCATAAGAAACAGCTGGATGATGCTTCTTGGGTCTACACCTTTGCTGATTATCAGATCGACAAGTTTAACCAGGTTGCCTATCGAGAATATCAGGGTAAATATTCCCAGGGATATTAAAAAAGAGTTTATCCAGTCTCTTAAAAAGTAGTTTCTAATAAGCCTCATATTATCTATCCTCCTGCCGCTGCCAGGACTATTGTTTTAGAGCCTAGTCTCTCCAACTCTTTGATGCATTCGATGGTAGTTGAACCAGTTGTAATTATATCATCGATTAGCAAAACTTTTGAGTTTCTAATTATATTTTTATATTTTAAGTTTACTTTAAAAACACCATCTATATTCACTCTGCGTTCTTCTTTAGAGAGTTTGCTTTGTGAGGTAGTATATATTTTTCTAAGTAGTAATTTTTTAAGAAGAGTTATATTTGTTCTCTTTGATACTGCTCTTGCTAAAAGTTCTGCCTGGTTGAATTCCCGTTCTTTTAACTTCCTGCGGTGTAAAGGTACGTAGCTTATGAAATCTATTTTTTCAAAAGGTAAGATCTCTTCTTTTAAAAAGAGATAGAGCTCTTCCGAGAGATAGTTCAAGAGACTTAAGGCTCTTCTATATTTAAATCTCTGCAGTCCGTCCTGAATGAGGCCTCTGTATTGAAACAGGTAGTAGGCTTTAAAATGATCTCTCTTGTCTTTAGAGAGACATCCCCTGCATAGTTTGTTATATGTATGCCTGCCGCATCTATTGCAGAAAGGCGGCGGGTTCTTTTCGATTTTGGATTTACAATCTTGACATATAAAGCCGGTCTCTTTTACTGGAATTTTATTCATACAGAAGATACAATATTTAGGTTGAATTATTTCTTCCAAGGCTTTAAAAGCATTACTTAATAAAGTATGCATAGCTTCTTTATTATATATCAAAATAAACATTGAGGCAATTTGACAAGGCCTAATTATATGTTACACTTTATAAAGAAGGTAATAGGAGGAATAAAAAACTGGAATTCGGATTCATAGATCTAATAGCAGGCATAGCCTGCGGTGTTGGATATATAAGGGGCAGAAAGAAGGGTATTTTTCCGGCTCTGTATAGCTTTTTATCAATCGGGGTGGGGGTGTTTATGTTTTATAGATTGGGTAATTTTTATGAATATCTGGCCCAGAGATTTAACACCAATATAGTGTACGGCCTGGGAATGGTCTCTACTGTAATAGTAGTGGTCTTGGTATTTAGATTGTTGGGTATATTTATAGATAGGTTTTTCGATATTAGGCCGAATCTGGGCATTACTGAGATAATAGCTGGCCTTATCGGGCTTTCATCCGGATTGCTCTGGATGGGTATATTTACCAGAGTGTTCTACTATTTGAACTTATGGGGTTTTAGGAGGTGGGTTGGGGGTAGTGTGACTTATAGGTTTATATTGCCTATACCCAATGCAGTCTATGGTGTCATTGCAAAAGTTTTACAACTAATTACACCTGGAGGTGCTTAGTATGAAGTTGAAGAAACTCTATGAAGAGGCTGTACGTATCGGTATTGAGAATGACCCTCGGGGAAAAACTGAAGTAGCCAAGATACTCAGAGAGAGAGAGAGAGAGTATCAGAGCATGGATGAGAGAGAGCAGGGCTACTTTGACCTTGAGAAGCTAAAGAGTCCT from Candidatus Kaelpia imicola encodes the following:
- the ahcY gene encoding adenosylhomocysteinase — translated: METDSLIKDISLAAGGKKRIEWALNRMPVLEKIRERFSKEKPLKGLNIGGCLHLTTETAVLAITLKEAGARVLLCASNPLSTQDDTAASLVADYGIEVFAVNGEDNETYYSHIEAVLANHPIITMDDGADLVSTIHKKAEGDKSIELPWGSTEETTTGVIRLKALAAEGKLLYPVIAVNDAWTKHLFDNRYGTGQSTLDGIIRATNKLIAGNNVVIAGYGWCGKGAAKRAKGLGGNIIVTEVDCLKALEAVMDGFRVMPMNEAAKIGDIFITLTGDINVINRDHFLLMKDKAIVCNSGHFDVEIDIKSLKVLASSKREAKPLVDEYIVEGKRIYLLGEGRLVNLACAEGHPAEVMDLSFANQALSCEYLKENHASLEKRVYKVPDDVDAYIARMKLGSMGIDIDRLTEEQRRYISSWKEGT
- a CDS encoding ATP-dependent 6-phosphofructokinase is translated as MIGSAIKKIAVLTSGGDAPGMNCAIRSVVRFASFKSISVIGVGYGYKGLIERDFRILGPRDVSNIISRGGTILKTARSEEFLDRANRERAYNNLIQENINALISIGGNGSFKGLLCLNEEFNFPVVGIPGTIDNDIKATQRTLGFDTALNTAMDAIDKIKDTATSMDRIFLIEVMGRDSGSIAVYSALAGGAEDIIIPGADIEDDDLVEKIKRGREKGKRSWIVIVAEGAGSVDDFARKFSHAISDIRITVIGHTQRGGAPSAFDRLLGALMGREAVAALLRGESSSAIGWVNDEAISYSLKEAVSKKSENFGYLHELIHILT
- a CDS encoding LptF/LptG family permease is translated as MRKIEQYILQKILAPFVFCFVLISLIYIVVDLSTNLEHIMKNQIQIDMVVFYYLYSLPRIILEITPICLLVAAIYSLTKMNRANEITAMRAAGISFFTILKPYFTTAVILVVLMFLNQEKIIPHSYKKLKEIGYILEGKKKQVLHKNITFYAEGNRIIFAKEFYSDDKLLNGVVILEQDLDKRVLYKITAESAHYRDGNWSLYNTTIFKLNPKGTGVEEAITLTRKDYDLKEKPEELLMTDLGITYQSFKSLLKKIFIFKGVSREIIKRLSVELYHKLSFPFTNIILLLFGLFVGLNSKQASLLKGLGIALFVGFIYYSLDAFAYSLGKIGLLPPPIAGFSANIFFLTIGGYLLIKTIRS
- a CDS encoding CvpA family protein — encoded protein: MAGIACGVGYIRGRKKGIFPALYSFLSIGVGVFMFYRLGNFYEYLAQRFNTNIVYGLGMVSTVIVVVLVFRLLGIFIDRFFDIRPNLGITEIIAGLIGLSSGLLWMGIFTRVFYYLNLWGFRRWVGGSVTYRFILPIPNAVYGVIAKVLQLITPGGA
- a CDS encoding LptF/LptG family permease, whose translation is MRLIRNYFLRDWINSFLISLGIFTLIFSIGNLVKLVDLIISKGVDPRSIIQLFLMIVPFSLIYTLPISTLIATLLIFGKAAADNEIVTLKASGISAKKISVPFIILGVVFSLVSFIFMDRLLPFTHYKSREIVFNIGRKNPTAYLEPGTFIKSFKNHIIFFYGLKKNELKNIRIYINEEDRPLRTIIARRAKITDISNNGLTLSLYNGSSDEVDPKRPEEFYKLNFKEYIIHLDLGKANREGTIDKKPEEYTIKELKNNIRKLAERGVDILPLSSELYKRYAQPFTCLAFMLIGLPLGIRTHRREKSVGFGVGLMIIIFYYVLFVASETLILNRTIPAEIGHWIPTALIFITGLILYINLDEVRG
- a CDS encoding ComF family protein, with translation MHTLLSNAFKALEEIIQPKYCIFCMNKIPVKETGFICQDCKSKIEKNPPPFCNRCGRHTYNKLCRGCLSKDKRDHFKAYYLFQYRGLIQDGLQRFKYRRALSLLNYLSEELYLFLKEEILPFEKIDFISYVPLHRRKLKEREFNQAELLARAVSKRTNITLLKKLLLRKIYTTSQSKLSKEERRVNIDGVFKVNLKYKNIIRNSKVLLIDDIITTGSTTIECIKELERLGSKTIVLAAAGG